The Lycium barbarum isolate Lr01 chromosome 10, ASM1917538v2, whole genome shotgun sequence genome includes a region encoding these proteins:
- the LOC132614695 gene encoding uncharacterized protein LOC132614695 isoform X1: MPPKKATAAQKKKGVVGETSRAQKGTRTLAQMMRDIASQPADSTTSSSSEESGAPVAATRGRGTATPLAPEAPTAAPPVPQPGADDGTLREAVQLLTQLVAGQARRRWRRDDDDDDRRDSLRVREFLLCGPPEFFGSKPDEDPHDFIRGMRRSLDLVRASETESVELASHRLRDVAAHWYESWELSRGEGASPATWDEFVAAFTRHFLPPELRRAQVDRFLHLQQRGRSVREYNLEFDSLARYAPAIVADMADRMHRYVMGLDRYLIDGCMAVALQTDMDIARLQAYALGMEDRHRDDYSSRDRDRRPPKRARSAGYSGDSRGRQPQPQQQSSWHSSQPAQSTPPQFSGRRFDSPGYLGADQSSGVSGSRVDRSSGQTRPPRPQCSYCGRYHPGECYRATGACYSCGRQGHTVRECPYKGNLGGAAQPTGSVAGSSSPSIAIRPAGQGTSTSAGRSRGRGGAPSSSGPSNRIYALTSRQDPEALPNADTGEKSNEAKGIHG; encoded by the exons atgcctccgaaaaaggcgacggccgcccagaagaaaaagggcgtggtaggagagaccagtcgggctcagaagggtactcggacccttgctcagatgatgcgtgatattgcgtCCCAGCCAGCAGACTCTACTACgtcttcatcatcagaggagtctggagcaccaGTCGCTGCCACTAGGGGTCGGGGGACGGctacaccattagctccagaggctccaacgGCCGCGCCTCCagttccccagccaggggcagatgATGGTACCCTGCGAGAGGCAGTTCAGCTATTGACTCaactggtagcggggcaggctcgcagacgctggcggagggatgatgatgatgatgacaggcgtgacagcctgagggttcgagagttcctattatgtggccccccagagttttttgggtctaagcccgacgaggacccccatgactttattcgggggatgcgacgctcactagacttggtcagggcttcagagactgagtctgttgagttggcctcgcacagactacgggatgttgctgctcactggtatgagtcctgggagctatccaggggtgagggtgcttccccagctacttgggacgagttcgtggctgcgtttacccgccactttttgcccccagagttacggcgggcgcaggttgatcgatttttgcatctgcagcagaggggtcggagcgttcgtgagtataatttggagtttgattctctggcccggtatgcacctgccatagtagcagacatggccgatcggatgcacagatacgtgatggggttagaccgttatttgattgatggctgtatggcggtggcattgcagacagatatggatatcgcccgactacaggcctatgctctgggtatggaggaccgacacagggacgattattccagcagagatcgggacaggaggccgcccaagagggccaggtctgcaggatattctggagattcccgaggcagacagcctcagccgCAGCAGCAGTCTAGCTGGcattcttcccagccggcacagagcacacctccgcagttctcaggcaggagatttgatagcccagggtatttagGAGCAGACCAGAGCTCCGGGGTTTCAGGTTCGCGGGTAGACAGgagttccggtcagacgaggccacccaggcctcagtgttcttactgtgggagataccaccctggagagtgctaccgtgctacaggtgcttgttattcttgtggccgccagggccatactgtgagagagtgcccgtataagggtaatttgggaggtgcagcgcagcctaccgggtcagtcgcTGGGTCATCGTCTCCTTCGATAGCCATACGCCCTGCGGGGCAGGGTACGTCGACATCAGCAGGCCGcagcagaggtcgtggcggagctcccagttcaagcggtccttcgaaccgcatctatgccttgactagtcgacaggacccggaggcgctACCAAACGCGGATACAG gcgaaaagagcAACGAGGCAAAAGGGATTCACGGATAA
- the LOC132614695 gene encoding uncharacterized protein LOC132614695 isoform X3, which produces MPPKKATAAQKKKGVVGETSRAQKGTRTLAQMMRDIASQPADSTTSSSSEESGAPVAATRGRGTATPLAPEAPTAAPPVPQPGADDGTLREAVQLLTQLVAGQARRRWRRDDDDDDRRDSLRVREFLLCGPPEFFGSKPDEDPHDFIRGMRRSLDLVRASETESVELASHRLRDVAAHWYESWELSRGEGASPATWDEFVAAFTRHFLPPELRRAQVDRFLHLQQRGRSVREYNLEFDSLARYAPAIVADMADRMHRYVMGLDRYLIDGCMAVALQTDMDIARLQAYALGMEDRHRDDYSSRDRDRRPPKRARSAGYSGDSRGRQPQPQQQSSWHSSQPAQSTPPQFSGRRFDSPGYLGADQSSGVSGSRVDRSSGQTRPPRPQCSYCGRYHPGECYRATGACYSCGRQGHTVRECPYKGNLGGAAQPTGSVAGSSSPSIAIRPAGQGTSTSAGRSRGRGGAPSSSGPSNRIYALTSRQDPEALPNADTGTDDRFADPSV; this is translated from the coding sequence atgcctccgaaaaaggcgacggccgcccagaagaaaaagggcgtggtaggagagaccagtcgggctcagaagggtactcggacccttgctcagatgatgcgtgatattgcgtCCCAGCCAGCAGACTCTACTACgtcttcatcatcagaggagtctggagcaccaGTCGCTGCCACTAGGGGTCGGGGGACGGctacaccattagctccagaggctccaacgGCCGCGCCTCCagttccccagccaggggcagatgATGGTACCCTGCGAGAGGCAGTTCAGCTATTGACTCaactggtagcggggcaggctcgcagacgctggcggagggatgatgatgatgatgacaggcgtgacagcctgagggttcgagagttcctattatgtggccccccagagttttttgggtctaagcccgacgaggacccccatgactttattcgggggatgcgacgctcactagacttggtcagggcttcagagactgagtctgttgagttggcctcgcacagactacgggatgttgctgctcactggtatgagtcctgggagctatccaggggtgagggtgcttccccagctacttgggacgagttcgtggctgcgtttacccgccactttttgcccccagagttacggcgggcgcaggttgatcgatttttgcatctgcagcagaggggtcggagcgttcgtgagtataatttggagtttgattctctggcccggtatgcacctgccatagtagcagacatggccgatcggatgcacagatacgtgatggggttagaccgttatttgattgatggctgtatggcggtggcattgcagacagatatggatatcgcccgactacaggcctatgctctgggtatggaggaccgacacagggacgattattccagcagagatcgggacaggaggccgcccaagagggccaggtctgcaggatattctggagattcccgaggcagacagcctcagccgCAGCAGCAGTCTAGCTGGcattcttcccagccggcacagagcacacctccgcagttctcaggcaggagatttgatagcccagggtatttagGAGCAGACCAGAGCTCCGGGGTTTCAGGTTCGCGGGTAGACAGgagttccggtcagacgaggccacccaggcctcagtgttcttactgtgggagataccaccctggagagtgctaccgtgctacaggtgcttgttattcttgtggccgccagggccatactgtgagagagtgcccgtataagggtaatttgggaggtgcagcgcagcctaccgggtcagtcgcTGGGTCATCGTCTCCTTCGATAGCCATACGCCCTGCGGGGCAGGGTACGTCGACATCAGCAGGCCGcagcagaggtcgtggcggagctcccagttcaagcggtccttcgaaccgcatctatgccttgactagtcgacaggacccggaggcgctACCAAACGCGGATACAG
- the LOC132614694 gene encoding uncharacterized protein LOC132614694 isoform X2 — translation MPPKKATAAQKKKGVVGETSRAQKGTRTLAQMMRDIASQPADSTTSSSSEESGAPVAATRGRGTATPLAPEAPTAAPPVPQPGADDGTLREAVQLLTQLVAGQARRRWRRDDDDDDRRDSLRVREFLLCGPPEFFGSKPDEDPHDFIRGMRRSLDLVRASETESVELASHRLRDVAAHWYESWELSRGEGASPATWDEFVAAFTRHFLPPELRRAQVDRFLHLQQRGRSVREYNLEFDSLARYAPAIVADMADRMHRYVMGLDRYLIDGCMAVALQTDMDIARLQAYALGMEDRHRDDYSSRDRDRRPPKRARSAGYSGDSRGRQPQPQQQSSWHSSQPAQSTPPQFSGRRFDSPGYLGADQSSGVSGSRVDRSSGQTRPPRPQCSYCGRYHPGECYRATGACYSCGRQGHTVRECPYKGNLGGAAQPTGSVAGSSSPSIAIRPAGQGTSTSAGRSRGRGGAPSSSGPSNRIYALTSRQDPEALPNADTGTDDRFADPSV, via the exons atgcctccgaaaaaggcgacggccgcccagaagaaaaagggcgtggtaggagagaccagtcgggctcagaagggtactcggacccttgctcagatgatgcgtgatattgcgtCCCAGCCAGCAGACTCTACTACgtcttcatcatcagaggagtctggagcaccaGTCGCTGCCACTAGGGGTCGGGGGACGGctacaccattagctccagaggctccaacgGCCGCGCCTCCagttccccagccaggggcagatgATGGTACCCTGCGAGAGGCAGTTCAGCTATTGACTCaactggtagcggggcaggctcgcagacgctggcggagggatgatgatgatgatgacaggcgtgacagcctgagggttcgagagttcctattatgtggccccccagagttttttgggtctaagcccgacgaggacccccatgactttattcgggggatgcgacgctcactagacttggtcagggcttcagagactgagtctgttgagttggcctcgcacagactacgggatgttgctgctcactggtatgagtcctgggagctatccaggggtgagggtgcttccccagctacttgggacgagttcgtggctgcgtttacccgccactttttgcccccagagttacggcgggcgcaggttgatcgatttttgcatctgcagcagaggggtcggagcgttcgtgagtataatttggagtttgattctctggcccggtatgcacctgccatagtagcagacatggccgatcggatgcacagatacgtgatggggttagaccgttatttgattgatggctgtatggcggtggcattgcagacagatatggatatcgcccgactacaggcctatgctctgggtatggaggaccgacacagggacgattattccagcagagatcgggacaggaggccgcccaagagggccaggtctgcaggatattctggagattcccgaggcagacagcctcagccgCAGCAGCAGTCTAGCTGGcattcttcccagccggcacagagcacacctccgcagttctcaggcaggagatttgatagcccagggtatttagGAGCAGACCAGAGCTCCGGGGTTTCAGGTTCGCGGGTAGACAGgagttccggtcagacgaggccacccaggcctcagtgttcttactgtgggagataccaccctggagagtgctaccgtgctacaggtgcttgttattcttgtggccgccagggccatactgtgagagagtgcccgtataagggtaatttgggaggtgcagcgcagcctaccgggtcagtcgcTGGGTCATCGTCTCCTTCGATAGCCATACGCCCTGCGGGGCAGGGTACGTCGACATCAGCAGGCCGcagcagaggtcgtggcggagctcccagttcaagcggtccttcgaaccgcatctatgccttgactagtcgacaggacccggaggcgctACCAAACGCGGATACAG gtaccgacgacaggtttgctgatccgtccgtctag